In Vitis riparia cultivar Riparia Gloire de Montpellier isolate 1030 chromosome 19, EGFV_Vit.rip_1.0, whole genome shotgun sequence, the following proteins share a genomic window:
- the LOC117908446 gene encoding ribonuclease 3-like protein 2 produces the protein MFLEMLALPFNVKDKIEPEFFSYPSKSMEASVEAVERIINYKFRNKKLLEEALTHSSYTDSASYQRLEFIGDAALGCALSNYVFLAYPSLDPGQLSLIRAANISTEKLARVAVRVGLYQYVRHNAAALDDKVREFALAVQEEGDSVLYGGSVKAPKFLADIVESVAAAIYVDCNFDLQVLWVVFRGLLEPIVTHEALQQQPQPVTLLYELCQKDGKHVDIKHWRKGSKNIASVYVGGKFIASGSSDEKEIAKLNAAKEALQKLSSKLKDTEMTQNNLEINGSCEIDGAKQKLHEFCSKKKWPKPSYRIEKEVGPAHEKGFLCSVHIETVDGVLVMQGDTKPRVKDAENSAASFMIRTLYESRYP, from the exons ATGTTTCTTGAAATGTTGGCACTACCCTTCAATGTGAAGGATAAAATAGAACcagaatttttttcttatccaaGTAAAAGCATGGAGGCCTCAGTTGAGGCTGTGGAGAGAATTATTAACTACAAATTTAGGAACAAAAAGCTCTTAGAGGAGGCCTTGACTCATTCATCTTACACTGATTCCGCATCGTATCAACGACTTGAGTTCATTGGTGATGCTGCATTGGGCTGTGCTCTAAGCAATTATGTGTTCCTTGCATACCCATCACTTGATCCCGGTCAACTCTCTCTGATCCGGGCTGCCAATATCAGCACTGAGAAACTTGCTCGTGTGGCTGTTCGAGTTGGGCTTTATCAGTATGTCCGGCACAATGCTGCTGCTCTTGATGATAAG GTTAGAGAATTTGCACTTGCAGTCCAAGAGGAGGGTGATTCTGTTTTGTATGGTGGATCAGTAAAAGCCCCTAAATTTCTCGCAGACATTGTTGAATCTGTGGCAGCAGCAATTTATGTAGATTGTAATTTTGATCTGCAAGTTCTTTGGGTG GTCTTTAGGGGTCTCTTGGAGCCTATTGTAACACATGAAGCCTTGCAGCAACAACCCCAACCAGTGACATTGCTCTATGAACTGTGCCAGAAGGATGGAAAGCATGTCGATATCAAGCATTGGAGGAAAGGGTCGAAGAATATTGCTAGTGTTTATGTAGGTGGCAAGTTTATTGCCTCAGGTTCTTCTGACGAGAAGGAAATTGCAAAATTGAATGCTGCAAAGGAAGCCTTGCAGAAGCTGTCATCTAAATTAAAGGACACTGAGATGACCCAGAATAATCTCGAGATCAATGGATCATGTGAGATTGATGGAGCAAAACAGAAGTTACATGAGTTTTGTAGCAAGAAGAAGTGGCCTAAACCAAGTTACCG AATTGAAAAAGAAGTGGGCCCTGCTCATGAAAAGGGATTTTTGTGCTCTGTCCATATCGAAACTGTAGATGGTGTGCTTGTGATGCAGGGAGACACAAAACCAAGAGTAAAGGATGCTGAAAACTCTGCTGCTTCCTTCATGATTCGCACCCTATATGAGTCTAGATATCCGTGA
- the LOC117908129 gene encoding alpha-1,3-arabinosyltransferase XAT3-like, protein MNLNRVFSHMQGKMTKSPLKAVSPVQILHGNINPPACHFTHDVPAMVFSSGGFTGNLFHEFNEVIIPLFITSQHFWYKRILKQLSAYNAINPAEDGSVHCFPGAVIGLKYHDNLALNTSDILGGYSMSDFKHFLRKSYSLKITTASEIEHPKPHRLIISSLDKFAQVVNSCSVMVGAHGAGLANSVLLPAGAVMVQVVPLGLDWASAAYYGDPARKMGVQYLEYKIEAEESSLFDLYGRDHPIIADPQSIHLKGCDVARAVYLDGEDMKINLVRFREILVQARKLLGNPTSFK, encoded by the exons ATGAATTTAAACAGAGTGTTCAGCCATATGCAAGGAAAGATGACGAAATCGCCATTGAAGGCTGTTAGCCCAGTGCAGATACTTCACGGAAACATTAACCCACCAGCTTGCCATTTCACCCACGATGTCCCGGCCATGGTCTTCTCTTCCGGCGGGTTCACAGGAAACCTCTTTCATGAATTCAATGAGGTGATCATCCCCTTATTCATCACATCCCAACATTTCTG GTACAAGAGGATTCTGAAACAGTTGTCTGCATACAACGCTATAAACCCAGCAGAAGATGGAAGCGTGCACTGCTTCCCCGGGGCTGTTATCGGTCTCAAGTATCACGACAATCTGGCCCTCAATACCAGTGACATTCTTGGAGGCTACTCCATGAGTGACTTCAAGCATTTTCTCAGAAAATCATACAGCCTGAAGATTACAACTGCGTCTGAGATAGAACACCCTAAGCCT CACCGCCTTATAATATCAAGCTTGGACAAGTTTGCCCAGGTTGTGAACTCGTGTAGTGTGATGGTAGGAGCCCATGGTGCCGGCCTAGCAAACTCAGTATTGCTGCCTGCCGGAGCAGTGATGGTGCAGGTGGTGCCACTGGGGCTGGACTGGGCATCGGCAGCCTACTATGGAGACCCAGCTAGAAAGATGGGTGTGCAGTATTTGGAGTACAAGATTGAGGCAGAAGAGAGTTCCCTCTTTGATTTATATGGTCGGGATCATCCGATTATTGCCGATCCCCAATCCATACATTTGAAAGGCTGTGATGTTGCTAGAGCTGTGTATCTGGACGGGGAGGATATGAAGATCAACCTAGTGAGGTTCAGGGAGATTCTGGTTCAAGCAAGAAAGCTTCTTGGAAACCCCACgtcattcaaatga